The DNA sequence aataagttgcaagGGAGAAGATGGAATAGAATCTGGAGAAAGGTGAGAGTTCAGAGCTCAGAAAAAGAGTCTGGTCCGGCTGGTatagtggaagggagggaagcagcagaggcagctgatcaggttGTCTCAATcttacaaagaagctccatgagctcctcacacttgttagaggtgaggatggaggagacaggggagagggagagatttttaAAAGGAGCTAACTCGTGTTAGAGATATTAAAAAGACTCGACACACTGCGTGTttaacacaaagctgatttatgtGACTTTTATCCAGAACATTATCCCCTGTAACTGGGCTGGCATTTATAAATACCAGCAGAAACAGACTCCAATGAGCATTGCTCAGTGCTGGATGTGATTATCTACACAATCCAATCACTGTaattacttgtgaactcgctggtgtctcagcaggttgcctgagtgaatgaatcccttcccacacttggagcaggtgaatggtctctccccagtgtgaactcgctggtgtacagtgagttgagatgatcgtctgaacccagtcccacagtaagAGCACCTGAATGGCTTCTCGTTAGTGTGAACAtgttggtgggacaccagttccccagaacttttaaagcaTTTCCCACAGCCTGGGCATTGAAAAGGTCTCTCATCCGTGTGAACTCTTTGATGCGACACTTGTTCCCGAGAACTCTTAAAGCACTTCCCACATTTtctgcatttaaaaggtctctcatcagtgtgaatctgctggtgtttcagcaggtgggttgactgaatgaatcctttcccacactcggaacaggtgaaaggcctctccccggtgtgaacccgctggtgcagGAGCAGGCTGTATGACTGAGTGAAGCCTAGCCCACACTCGAGGCAGATGAacggtctttccccagtgtgactgcgtcgatgcgtTGCCAGTTCAGACGGGTAATTAAacgccttcccacagtccccacatttccatggtttctccttgcTGTGACTGCGAATGTGTTTCGCCAGGCCAGATGATCGACTGAAACCTcgttcacacacacaacacgtgtacagtttctccccactgtaAATAGAGTTTTTTCCTTCCATCTTCAAAatccaataatattcaggttatgATAAACTCCACAACTCTgtcagattttgatgtgatgCTTGGGTGGAATTTCCCAACTGCAAATACTCCTCTTCTAAttgcctgtgaaattgatttaaaacggaaaaaagagagtgagaaagagcccacaaaaacacaaaggcagattgtgaaattgagctgaatgaatctggtaatttgtggggccggcacaaggaaaaagtgaccatgaaaattgctgaattgtcataaaaaccaacTGGTTTACGCATGGCCGTACCTGGGGTTAGAGAAAATGGGCAGGGTTTTTGCTCGCTCTCTGCGCTGTGTTTTGTGGAGATGGGAGGCCGCAGGCCGCCTGCTGGTGACAGGATCTTATGATCTCACCGTTGTCAATGGGGCTTCCTGTtgaacacacccctcactctgggaGACCCGCAGCAGGGGTGCACTGTCGGCGGAACCGTAAGATCCTGCCGGTgagaacagcagcaagatttcgACGAATGTTTCATGATGTACATAATGATTTCCAGGAGTAAAAACAGTGCAGAATTTGATGGTCAATGTAAGATTAGAAGTGGAAGAGAAATGGACAAGAACACAGAAATAAACCATTCCTGACTGAAAAAtactgtgggttaggttgatcggccatggtaaattgtcccgtagtgtcaggggattagcagggtaaatacatcggattacagggatagggcttggttgggattgttgtcgatgcaagctcaacaggccaaatggcctcctgcactgtagagattctatgattctaagataaagCTACTAAACCAGCAGCATAACTAAAATACAACCATTATTAGAGGCAGAGGAAGTTAGACAATGACAGagaggtgat is a window from the Mustelus asterias unplaced genomic scaffold, sMusAst1.hap1.1 HAP1_SCAFFOLD_751, whole genome shotgun sequence genome containing:
- the LOC144487346 gene encoding uncharacterized protein LOC144487346, with amino-acid sequence MEGKNSIYSGEKLYTCCVCERGFSRSSGLAKHIRSHSKEKPWKCGDCGKAFNYPSELATHRRSHTGERPFICLECGLGFTQSYSLLLHQRVHTGERPFTCSECGKGFIQSTHLLKHQQIHTDERPFKCRKCGKCFKSSREQVSHQRVHTDERPFQCPGCGKCFKSSGELVSHQHVHTNEKPFRCSYCGTGFRRSSQLTVHQRVHTGERPFTCSKCGKGFIHSGNLLRHQRVHK